The sequence GACCACGACCCCGGCAATGATCCTTCCGCAGAAGGTCCGCCTCCAGGACGAGATCAAGTTCAACCTCCTCCACAACCGGGTCGAGACCGAAGCGAGCGTCGTGTACGCGGAGCCCGGGCCCATCGGCCAGTGGTGCTGGATCCCGTGGCAGACCATCCAGGTCGAGGAGTCCAAAAACGTTCCCTTCCAGCAGGCGATCGGCTTCATGACCGCCGCGCACGGCCCTTGGGGTTCCGTGGTGATCGACGACCAGGGCCGCATTGTGCTGAACGCCGAGTACGCGGCTGTCGCCAAGTCCCAACGTTTCGACGTCCTCGCCTGGACCGTCGCCTCCTTCGACGCCGGCCAACTTGTGGAGGACCTCACCGGCGAGTACGGCGTGTACGACTGGTCCGGCCTCGAAGAACAGGCACCGGTGTGGAACCAGCACATCGTCCAGCCCAACCGTCTGCGCGAGCACTCCTCGAAGGCCAAAGCGGACAAGGTCCGGTACAAGTCCGAGGTCTGGGAGCGCCTCGTGCTGCCCTCGCTGACCACGTCCCACCGAGTCGTGGACTTCGGCGCCGGCCACGGAGACTACGCCCGGCACCTGCGCTCCAAGGGCTACAAGATCCACGATTACGAGCCGTACCGCACCCTGAAGGGGAAGTACGCCGTGGACATCCGCACGGTCGTCGGCCAACTCCGCGCCATCGAGCGGGAACTGCGGCAGTACGGTCTGTACGAGGTCGTAGTCCTCGACTCCGTCATCAACGCCACGACCAGCCTCGATTACCAGCACTGGGTGTTGGTCACCGTGAACGCGCTGTGCGCAGCGGACGGGCGTGTGTGCATCGGCACCCGGAATCTGGAGCGCGAGTTGGCGTACGAGAACTCCGAGCACTCCATCAGCCGTGACTCCACGCGCCTGTCGTTCCTCGACAGCGAAAACGTGGACATGCGGTTCGTGCGCGGCAAGTGGCAGCGGATCCGCTACCACACGCCCGAGTCCCTCCGCGGGCTGCTGTCACGCTACTTCGAGGAGGTAGAGATCAGCGACACCTCACGGGCCACGGTCAAGGCCGTGTGCGGGCGCCCCTTGGCGCTGCCCACCGAACAATACGAAAGGGCTTTCTCGGAAGAATTCAACATGCCCTACCCTAACGATTTCCGACACAACAAACACAAGGGGATTTCCGAAATCCTGATAGAATTGATCAAGGAGAGGAATTCACACCCAGAGGAGTAATGGAATGATTCCGGTGGCGGACTCAGAGGAGGTCCGTGTAGACATAGAGGCTCGCGACAGATATCGCATCATGTGGCTGGCCGGCATCCGTGAAGTCGACATGACCCAGCACTGCTTGAAGACCTTCGCCGAGTGCGACCGGCACCGTGTCGACACCAAACTGCGCCGTCAGACGCTTCGCCTATCGGTGGCCAATCCACCCGCCGCCTGGTACCTGTGCGCGCTGCCGATCCCGTGGGATTGGCAGCGGAACGCCCACCTCGCGTTCGAGTATGCCCCCGGCGAGACCTGGGCAGGTGATGCCCTCGTCCGGGGCCTTGGCGTACACCTCGCTAACGCTCGGCCCATCATGGGCTGGGGCGAGCACTCTATCCCCCGCGACGCGCAGATGCGGGCCTCACGGCTGTACCGCACATGCCGGAATTGGCAGTTCGCTTGGTGGCTGCGCTCCCACCGCGACGTCCCCGACGCACCACCGTTCACAGAAAAGGACATCGACGAAGAGGGGCCGGAGCAGTTGGAGTTTTCCTGAGGCCCAGGCGAGCGGTGGGGCAGGGAAAGAGTGTCCGTGCCCCACCGCTCGTGTGCGGCAAGCAATGGACCAGGCATCAGTGGCCGAGTGGACCCACACGCCATGGGTCGCTCGGACGACCGTCGGCTTCAAGTCCGTAGCGACGAGCCTGTTGCCAACCGAGGTCGTCGGGACGATGGTGTTCAATGAACATGCCGATGCCAAAATCGCCACGGTATCCGGCGTCAATTCCTATGCGTATGAGCCGATCGGCACCGGCCGCATCTCCACTCTCATCTCGACTGTACAGCAACTCACTTAGGCCCTGCCCATCGGGGTCGAATGCAGCGACAAGTTCCGCTTCTTCCGTCTGCCCATTCCTTTCGAGAAGGTCTGACAGTCCCCAATGGGCGTCAGGCTCTCCGCCGTCCGCGGCCCGTCGCATCAGTTGGATCGCTTGCTCCAGGTCTCCTGCAACATCACTCATGCATGCGAGCACGAACAGAGCCCCAGCATTTCCGGCCTCTGCGGCCTGACGATACAGCCTGCGCCGTGTTTCCTCATCTGGCGTGATCTCTGCCAAGCGGAGAAGAGCTTCGCGACTTCCAGCGTCAATAGCGCGACGGTAGAGAGCGGCAGCTTCTTGCCGCCCATCCGCCCTCTCAGTTATTTCAGCCAGCACGAGGAGAGCGTCAACATCACCAGCATCAGCGCCTTCCGTAAGGATTGCGCGCGCCGTGGCTTGCAGGTGAGGAGCTGAGTCACCGTCAAAGAGGTAACGCAAATATCGGTACCGCACCTGGGGATCAATGACGGCGGAGTCCACTTCGAGAAGGAGACGTTCGGCACCCTCCTTGTCACGGCCACATATGCGTTTGGCCACTTGAATCAGCGCCCAATAGTCGCCCGCGTCAGCTGCGCGACGATAGAGGCGCTCGGCGCCCTTGCGATCGCCAGCGCGCTCCTTGAGTTGGGCCAGCAGTACAAGGGCGGGCGTCTCTCCCTTCTCTGCGGCTCGCTCATATAGTTGTTCTGCTTCTTCTCGGCGACCATGGCGCTCGTGCCATGAAGCCAGCGTGCCAAGACCTTGAGCGTCCGCGACCTCAACGGCTCGCTGATAGATGCTCGACTCCGGGTCATAGCCGTCAAAGCGAGCTTGGAGCAGAGCGAGGTCTACAAAGGCGCTTGAGTCTCCGGCTTGGGTCGCCGCGCGGACAAGTTTCACAGCATGGCGGTATCGCCAACGATCATTAGCTGCCTGAGCTAGCGCCATGAGGGCCGCCGGATCACGAACGCTATCGGCAGCGGCGTCCCAGAATGCCTTGGGAGGCACTGCGTAGATGCGCTCGGATCGTCCGTGCTGGTCCAGGTAATCAGCCAGCCGATAGTGCGGCTCATGGAGTTGAGGTTCTCCCGGGCGAGCGCGGACCCGAGTGAGGGGTCCGCGGGCCCCGTGCACCGGTCTCGTCGCGTACTCCAGAGCTTGCAGCAACCAGTCGTCCGTCGCTTGCGCCCACTGCAGGTCCGTCAGGTACGCGGGGGCAGCGGCTTCCAGCAGCGACAAAGGCACGGTCGGGCCAATGCCCAAACGTCCGGCGTCCATGGCCGTCTCTACCACGGCCTTTGCTGAGGCGGGCGCATTTCGGTAACGCTCAACAAGCGCCGGCGCACCAGCCAAGTACTGTGCAATATGCCCCTGCTCCGCGTGTTCAACGGCGTAGGCAAGCCGGGGATCGACAGCGGCGGCCCTGTTCAGACTCTCTGCCTCGCTCTCGGCGAATATCTCCGGCACGTGCAGATCGCATCCCGTCAACAGTGCCCGAGCTTGCGAGTGAGCGTCTTTATCCCCGGCTGGGGGAGCGGTCGTGAGTCTCGCCCAGTATTCGGGCCAGAGGGTTCCCAGCACCAGCACAGGGCCACGGTCTGGATCGCGAAGGAGTGCACGCAATCCGGCGGCAAGACTCTCGCCGAGCGGACTGTTCGGTGTGAGGAGATAGTGCTGGGTCTCGTTCAGCCACAAGACGGTGTGGGGCTCAACCGCGTCAAGGCCGGCAAGAGCGGCTTCAGGTCGGCCGGGCTCAATGGGATGCCACAGGCGCCAGGTGGGCGGCAGGCGCTGGATGGCTTCCCAGCAGGCTCGGGTCTTCCCCGTGGAAGACCCACCCACCAACACGGCCAGCCTGCTTGCCCCCTTGCCCACCTTCTCTACAGCGTCGAGGAGCCGATGGTCATGCTCACGTTCGACGTAGACCGGCAGGACTGGCAGGGACTCCGGGGACCCGGCCGATTCAACGGTGATGGCCTGATGCACTTCCCATGCGTAGGGATCGACGATCTCGCTGATGAGCCGTCCGGGCGGCTGCTCAGGAAGCACGCGCTGCTGTTGGGCACGGGCTTCGTTGATGATGATGTCGCCACCCGCCTGGTAGATCCGGGCATCGTCTCGTGCTGTGGCATCTTGCCGAATCACTGGTCGGCGATCACCGCTACTCACGACTCGTTGATGGTCTGGTTGCCAGCAGCTTGATAGATCCGGGCTCTTCCAGATGCGCGAGCCTTCATCTCAACGGAACCGATGCGGGGGGCCTCTGTGCTCGGCAGCAGCGGGGTCAACTCCTCGTCCAGGACTCGACGTAGTTCGTCTGCCAAAGAGGGATCGTCGCGCAGCAGCCTGCGCAGTCGACGCTGCCAATCGGCAGCAAGCCCTGCTTCGACCTCCGAGTCACCGGCTTCTCGGGCGGCCAGCACCTCAGCACGCACATCGGCAAGCTCTTCTTCAATCGCCGGAACACGTTGCGGATGCACACGGCGCCACAGAGCCACCGCAGACGAACGCGCCTGCTGCCAAGCGTCCGTTGCCATCGCGCCCACGAGTGCCGTGCCCGCTGCCATGACGAGCGGATCCATATAACCCCCAACCTCAGTAGCAAGGTCACCACCGTATTCGAAAAGTCCGCCTGTCATGGTTGGCTGGCGGCGCCCGAAGTCACGCCAGGATCGGGGGCGCTCCCCCGGGCCTCCATCACCGCGCTGCTCGTCGACGCCGAACCCCATCCGCTCATCCTTGACCAAGACGTCCGGCCCACGGGTGCGTGCGACAACCCTGTACTCACGGCAGGACTCAAGTTCGGCTGATGCGGGCAGAGAGGCACCTCGACACACAGGCTCCTGACGGCTCTTCCTCCAACGGGCACCCGGTGGCTTCGATCAGGGATCATGGATTTCAGGCGCGGGGCTCAGGGAGACGTTCATGGGCCGCCCCAATCGCGCGACAAGGGCTGCCATCACGCAGCGCCGCGCCGACGCCATCGACTTGAAGCTCGCCGGCGTGGACTGGCTGACCATCGGTCGAAAACTCGCCGCTGACCCCGCGATCAACTCGGACGGTATCGCTTACCCGCAGGGGTATGGCATCGACAAGTGCCGGCGCGGTCTTGAGCCCCCGAGTAACAAGCGGCTGATCGAACTAGCCTGCAAGGACGTCTCCAAGGCCCTCATCGAGCGCGCCACCGCCCTGGACGCCAACACCGACGAACTCCGCCAACTGATGGTGGAGCGCCTGGAGCGGCTCTTCTTCACCGTCTACCGTGCTGCAATCCGCAACGGCGACTACCACGCCGTGGACCGTGCGGTACGGATCATCGAACGCAGCAGTCGCCTCCTGGGGCTGGACCGGCCCGTACGCACCGAGTTGTCCGGCCCGGATGGCGCGGCCGTCCAGGTAGAGACGGCGGGCCTTGAAGAGCTGGAGCGGCTGATCAACCTCGCCGGGGGCGGCGCAGGCGAGGGTGACGAGGGCTGACGAGGCAGCGGTCCTCCAGCTCTACCGGACGCTTCCCGCGCAGCGCCGTCGTGAGATCGCCGCAGCCTCCACCCCTGAGCTCCGCGCGCAACTCGCCCGTGTCGAGCGCGGGCTGGCGATGGACCGCTCCCCCGGTGCGATGGCGGCGGTCCTCACCGGCGGGCGGGAGATGCAGGCCCCGCACCTGGGCCTGATCGACACCGCGTTTGAGCAGGTCGCCGCCGGCAAGCCGACCAGGCTGCTGCTCACGATGCCGCCCCGCCACGGCAAGAGCCGCCGCGCCGCCCGGTGGGCGCCGCTCTGGTACCTGCGTCGCCGCCCGGAGCACCGGGTGATGATCGCCTCCTACTCCTCCGATCTCGCCGACGATCACGGCCGGTGGATCAGGGACGCGATCCTCACCTACGGCCCGCAACTCGACATCAGCCTGCGGCCCGGCTCCTCCGCCGCGAACAGGTTCGACCTCGCCGGCACGGAGGGCGGCGCGGTCATGGCCGGCGTCGGCGGCGGCCTCACCGGCAAGGGCGCCCACCTGGCCGTCGTCGACGACCCGATCAAGGACGCGGCGGAAGCCGCCTCGCCCACGATGCGGAAGCGACTGTGGGAGTGGTGGCAGGCCGTCCTGCTGACCCGTATCGAGCCTGGCGGCTCGGTGATCCTCATCCAGACCCGCTGGGACGAGGACGACCTCGCCGGACGTGTCCTCGCCGAGGAAGGCGACCGGTGGACGGTCATCGACCTGCCCGCCCTCGCGCTCTCCGAGGACGACGCCCTCGACCGGCCCATAGGTGCCCCGCTGTGGCCCGAGCGGTACGACGCCCACGCGCTCGCCGAGATCCGCCGCTCGGTCGGCGAACGTGTCTGGTGGAGCCTGTACATGCAGCAGCCGCGCCCGCAGGACGGCGGCGTGTGGCAGTGGCCGTGGATCACAAACAACCGCATCAGCGCCGCCCAGTTCCGGGGCATCGATCTGGCGCGCGTCGTGGTGGCGGTCGACCCGGCCGGCGGCGAGTCTGCGGTCGGCGACGAGACCGGCATCGTGGCCGCGGCCTCTGATCGTGACGGGCACCTGTATGTCCTCGACGACCGCTCGGGCAATCGCGGCGCCGGTGACTGGGGGCGGGAGACTTGCCTGCTGGCGATCGAACTGCGCGCGGACGCGATCGTGGTGGAGAGCAACTACGGCGGCGACATGTCCCGCCAGATCCTCCATCAGGCCTGGCAGGAACTCCAGGCCGAGAAGCGAACCGAGAACATGCTGATGCCCGCCGTCCTACCGGTCACAGCCAAGCACGGCAAGAGGTTGAGGGCGGAGCCGATCGCGCAGCTCTACGAGCAGGGCCGTGTTCACCATGTCGGTGAATGGCCGGTGCTGGAGCAGCAGATGGTCACGTGGGTCGCCGGCATGGACAGCCCGGACCGTATGGACGCCGCAGTGCACGCATTGACGCAGCTGGCGGACCCGCAGCAAACGGGTGGCGTGTCCTCTTCCTACCGGGACGACCGGCTGGTACGCCGTCGCTGATCACTGCGATGGCTTGTATGTGTCGGCGATCCTCTGGGCGTACTTGGCGAGCGGTTCCAGCCCGATCACGGCCCGGCGCTCGTCGACACCATCAGGGTCTTGCAGCGGAAACGGCTCCCAGCCCCCGTCCCCGCCGGCTCGGAATTGAGTTCCGAACCACTGCGGTTGCTGTCGGGCGACCGCCAGGCGGTCTTCCAGGTAGGCGAGGTGACTCGGCTCGGCATCGCCGTGCAGCACCGCAGCAGCAAGAAGGTCGGCGCAACGCGCCTGCACTTGCGGATGCCGATCGGCATGCTGTGCAAGGAGCCATGCCGCGGCGGCTCCGTCCCTGCCGACCGTGGACCATCCCGGCCAGCCGCGCTCGCGGAGGACACCATGGAGCCAGGCGGTGTTGTCGTCTTCCACTGACAACAGCTTGGCTCTGTCCGCCTCGTTCATGTGGGTCACTGGTATCGCCCGGGCCTCCTGATCAGCTTTCTGGCGGCGCAGTAGTTCCTGGCGCAGCGCCTCATCCCGGCGCAGTCCGCGGGTGCCTTCGAGGAGTGTCGGAAGCTCCTGGAATAGGTGGGTGGCCAGGATGCGCATGTCGTCCGGGGTTTGCAGGGTCGAGAGCTCCTCGGGAGTGATCCAGCGAAAGGGGTGCTCGCCCTCGGCTGCCGGGCCGAAGGGGCGCTCGACGACGGCGACGAAGATGTGCTCGACGTGGGTGTGCCGCTCGGGATGCTGGGTGTCTGCTGAAGCAGGGATGCGTACGGTCCACCAGGGTTCCAGCTCGGCCTGCGGGTGCTGTGCAGCGAGGGGGTGAGGGTAGCTCTCGGGGAGTGTCCGGCGGGAGGGCGCGGAGAGCAGCCGACCCTGATGGCCTGTTTCGTCGCGTAGTCCTCGTAGCGCGGCGTCGGCCGGGTGTTCGTCCGTGTAGCAGTGCCCGCCCGGGGCCATCCCGTCACCCAGCCGGGGATGCGTGATTACCCCCAAGCGCAGATCGTTGCCGATGCGGGCGAAGACGAACGTGCTGGCGGTGGGGTGCGCGACAGGCATCCTCGCCTCTCCTCGTACGTCCGGCGGACCCGCTCATTGTCGAGCCCGGAGAGCGCAACTGCGGGGAGAACAGGCGAATCGTCCGCTCGCCTACGCTGAGGAGGGGAGCGGGATGGACGTTACGGACCTGTCTCTGTGGGCCTGCGCACCTTCATCACCGACGCGTGGTCGTGGCTGAACTACAAGCCGATCATGGCCGGCACGAACGGCAGTCGACCCCATCGCGTACTCGCACCCGAACTGCAGGCAACATGGCTCCCGGATGATGCAGTGCGGCGTCTGGCTGCCTACAAGATGCTGGCGGCGTACGACTCCAATCAGGCGGGCGAACTCGCCGCGCTGGCAGGCAATGAGCAGGCAGCCGAGCGCCGGGAGTTCGGCGATCCGTCCACGTTCGTGGACACGACGCTCGCGCATCTGCTGGGGACATCGCAGCAGATCATCGTGCCAGGGGCCGAGCACGCGCGCGACGACGATGCAACTCCGGAAGCCGTAGCAGCAGCGAAGGCGCAGCAGCGGCTGCGGGACTGGGCGGAAGCAGAGTTGCTGCCGCTGCGCATACAGGCCACGGAACGCAAGGCCATCCTGCTCGGGGATGGGCTGTACCTCCTCGCCTGGGACCCCGCCATGGGCCGAGTACGTCTCAAGAGCCACGACCCCGGGTTCTACTTCCCGATCTTCGAAGATGACGCCGACCCGGGTGACTTCCCAAACCGTGTCCACCTGGCCTGGGAGATTCCCGAGGACCCCAACCGCAACGTGAGGGCAAGGGTCCGCCGCATCACGTACGAACTCGGCCCGATCTCCCCTATCACTCGGAGCCACACCGACCACGACGGTCGTGGCACCCGACAGCTCGTCCTCGACGACGCCGGAAACCAGGTGCTTGCGATCGGTGATCGATTCATCCCCGAGACCGGGCAGGTAGAACGCGTCTACCCGTGGGCCCCGGATACGCCGTCCCGCATCACCTGCTACCTCACCGATGCCGAATGGTTCCTCGATGATCTGCGGCATGGTCAGAGCCTCGACGACCTACCCCTCGACAAAGCCCACTTCCGTACCCGCTCCGACGGGGAGGTGCTGCACCGCCTGGATCTCCGGATCGACTTCCTCCCTCTGATCCATATTGGGAACACGGTGTCCGACGGTGAGCACTTCGGCCAGTCCAGTCTCGCGAAGGTAATGCAGGCCCTGGACGAGTTGGCAGAGACGGACACTGACTCCGCTCGCGCATCCGCGACCACGGGCGCCCCGATCATCGGTCTCGCCGGGGCTCGCGCGGAGGTCGACCGCGTCACCGGCCGGCCGCGACCGCTCGCCGTCGAGCCGGGAACGGTCTTCCAGCTCGCCGACGGCGGCCGCATGGACGTACTCGACACCTCAAGGCAGCTCGCTGAACTCCGGGCTCGAGTGGAGGAGATCCGCGACCGGGCCGCGGTCAACGCTCGGCTCCCCGCCGTGAGTCTTGGCACGGTCGACCCGTCCGACGTGCCCAGCGGCTACGCACTTCAGCTTTCCCTCGGACCGCTGGACTCCCTCGTGGGTTCCATGCGGCTCGCCCGCGCTCACAAGTACGCGCTGCTGTTCAAGATGGTGCAGCGCATGCACCAGGCCGGCCACGCGCCCGGATGGCCGACCGGTCCTCACTTCCCAGCACGACTAGTCTTCGGCCCCCACACTCCTGCTGACCGCACCGGAGTCCTCGATGACGTCGTCCGGGGCGTCTCGGCGGGCGTGCTGTCGCTGGAGACCGGGATCCGGATGCTTCAGGAAGCCGGGTATCCCATTCCCGAGGTGAAGGAAGAGGTGCACCGCATCCTGGCTCGCGTGAGCGATGGAAGGACGGGCGACTCAGGCCGTCGCGTGCTTACGACGTCGGAGTAGCGCCAGGACAGCGATAGCGGCGAGGGTCATCCACGCCTTGCCGAGGATCTGGCCAGGAAGGTACTGGAAGGATCCGAAGGCCATCTTGAGGAAGAGGAGGCTGTCCGCGAGTAGACCAAC is a genomic window of Streptomyces griseochromogenes containing:
- a CDS encoding ParB N-terminal domain-containing protein, producing MSLDVRFDPAYPLSKLRPADYNPRRLSEESFTRLQASLRRHGVVKPVILNADGTLVAGHQRTKGLKAIGQTTTPAMILPQKVRLQDEIKFNLLHNRVETEASVVYAEPGPIGQWCWIPWQTIQVEESKNVPFQQAIGFMTAAHGPWGSVVIDDQGRIVLNAEYAAVAKSQRFDVLAWTVASFDAGQLVEDLTGEYGVYDWSGLEEQAPVWNQHIVQPNRLREHSSKAKADKVRYKSEVWERLVLPSLTTSHRVVDFGAGHGDYARHLRSKGYKIHDYEPYRTLKGKYAVDIRTVVGQLRAIERELRQYGLYEVVVLDSVINATTSLDYQHWVLVTVNALCAADGRVCIGTRNLERELAYENSEHSISRDSTRLSFLDSENVDMRFVRGKWQRIRYHTPESLRGLLSRYFEEVEISDTSRATVKAVCGRPLALPTEQYERAFSEEFNMPYPNDFRHNKHKGISEILIELIKERNSHPEE
- a CDS encoding tetratricopeptide repeat protein gives rise to the protein MSSGDRRPVIRQDATARDDARIYQAGGDIIINEARAQQQRVLPEQPPGRLISEIVDPYAWEVHQAITVESAGSPESLPVLPVYVEREHDHRLLDAVEKVGKGASRLAVLVGGSSTGKTRACWEAIQRLPPTWRLWHPIEPGRPEAALAGLDAVEPHTVLWLNETQHYLLTPNSPLGESLAAGLRALLRDPDRGPVLVLGTLWPEYWARLTTAPPAGDKDAHSQARALLTGCDLHVPEIFAESEAESLNRAAAVDPRLAYAVEHAEQGHIAQYLAGAPALVERYRNAPASAKAVVETAMDAGRLGIGPTVPLSLLEAAAPAYLTDLQWAQATDDWLLQALEYATRPVHGARGPLTRVRARPGEPQLHEPHYRLADYLDQHGRSERIYAVPPKAFWDAAADSVRDPAALMALAQAANDRWRYRHAVKLVRAATQAGDSSAFVDLALLQARFDGYDPESSIYQRAVEVADAQGLGTLASWHERHGRREEAEQLYERAAEKGETPALVLLAQLKERAGDRKGAERLYRRAADAGDYWALIQVAKRICGRDKEGAERLLLEVDSAVIDPQVRYRYLRYLFDGDSAPHLQATARAILTEGADAGDVDALLVLAEITERADGRQEAAALYRRAIDAGSREALLRLAEITPDEETRRRLYRQAAEAGNAGALFVLACMSDVAGDLEQAIQLMRRAADGGEPDAHWGLSDLLERNGQTEEAELVAAFDPDGQGLSELLYSRDESGDAAGADRLIRIGIDAGYRGDFGIGMFIEHHRPDDLGWQQARRYGLEADGRPSDPWRVGPLGH
- a CDS encoding terminase large subunit domain-containing protein; translation: MTRADEAAVLQLYRTLPAQRRREIAAASTPELRAQLARVERGLAMDRSPGAMAAVLTGGREMQAPHLGLIDTAFEQVAAGKPTRLLLTMPPRHGKSRRAARWAPLWYLRRRPEHRVMIASYSSDLADDHGRWIRDAILTYGPQLDISLRPGSSAANRFDLAGTEGGAVMAGVGGGLTGKGAHLAVVDDPIKDAAEAASPTMRKRLWEWWQAVLLTRIEPGGSVILIQTRWDEDDLAGRVLAEEGDRWTVIDLPALALSEDDALDRPIGAPLWPERYDAHALAEIRRSVGERVWWSLYMQQPRPQDGGVWQWPWITNNRISAAQFRGIDLARVVVAVDPAGGESAVGDETGIVAAASDRDGHLYVLDDRSGNRGAGDWGRETCLLAIELRADAIVVESNYGGDMSRQILHQAWQELQAEKRTENMLMPAVLPVTAKHGKRLRAEPIAQLYEQGRVHHVGEWPVLEQQMVTWVAGMDSPDRMDAAVHALTQLADPQQTGGVSSSYRDDRLVRRR
- a CDS encoding DUF6624 domain-containing protein, which codes for MPVAHPTASTFVFARIGNDLRLGVITHPRLGDGMAPGGHCYTDEHPADAALRGLRDETGHQGRLLSAPSRRTLPESYPHPLAAQHPQAELEPWWTVRIPASADTQHPERHTHVEHIFVAVVERPFGPAAEGEHPFRWITPEELSTLQTPDDMRILATHLFQELPTLLEGTRGLRRDEALRQELLRRQKADQEARAIPVTHMNEADRAKLLSVEDDNTAWLHGVLRERGWPGWSTVGRDGAAAAWLLAQHADRHPQVQARCADLLAAAVLHGDAEPSHLAYLEDRLAVARQQPQWFGTQFRAGGDGGWEPFPLQDPDGVDERRAVIGLEPLAKYAQRIADTYKPSQ